In Salvia splendens isolate huo1 unplaced genomic scaffold, SspV2 ctg867, whole genome shotgun sequence, the genomic window ACATGATATTTGTCAACATAGGGGACCAGGTGGAGATCTTGAGCAACGGGGTGTACAAGAGCGCGGTGCACAGAGTGATGGCAATGAGGGAGGGGAACCACCTCTCCATCGCTACATTCTACAACCCGGCTGGGGACGCTGTGATTTCTCCGGCCGCCGACCTCTTGGTCCCCAAGGAAATTAGGTTTAAGGATTATCTCAGCCTCTACACTAAGACCAAATTTGGGGACAAAGCCATCCGGTTTCAGTCCCTTAAAGCCATGGCCACTCACAACTAGGCTTTCTATGTTTTTGTTGCTCTCCTTCATATTTACCTTCATTAAAGAAATGCATCTTTGAGTATGCATAAAGTCTGGGGTTTAGCTATGCTCATTCTCAAATTCTCAACTTCATTTCTATTTAAGAATTTTTCAGTCAACTGTTTCCAACTTCTATGTACCAAGTCAAAAGGGAGGGAACAAACCAAAACTTAAGGAAGCAAAAAGTTTAGTGCTTGATTGAATTATGATTGTGAGTTGTGACATCATTAAGAGTGTTTTACAGCTTAAGTTTAGGAGACATAATGGATCTCTAATCCCTCTTATTTTGATATTTACTCATTGATAATGGATCGGAGCTCTAATTCACTAAAATTCGTTCTCAAGTTACAAACTTAGGTTCATAGATCAAATCACAATTTTCACTCATAGTCAAAATTCAGATGAGAATGAACCCTTTTTTACAAATCGTATATCTATGGAGTTTTATTTTACAAATCcctttttaatattttacaaACGGAAACAACAATTTGCTTGATATTGTTATGTAATCCCTCTCAAGTGTCGTATTTTGGGCACATGTATTAATGATAAGAAAAGGGAGGGGGATTAGAGTATACAATGTATTAGCACAGATGTGctattaaaagtcaaaagaatTACACAACGCATTAATTACTTTCAAATTTTGAAGCTTTTGTTATTTCCTATGGGAAAAGATAGTAGTTATTCTGGTATATTGTTTCAATTCCAGTATTATATTGAAAAATTGATCAAATTTAAGAATAACTTAGTCTGAGTTTGACATTATTTTGCATGGCAAAAATTATGTACATCCACACCAAAATTAACAATTCGCAATATCTATTAATCATCCATTacactttaattattattatttcattagTTCCGCAGTAAGGGGTcaacttatttttaaaaaaaagtgtaaaCTATGTCAATGGTCCCTGAACTATACGTTTTGCACGTAAATGGTatctaaactttaaaaatatcgtgggtAGTCTCTGAATGTCCATAAACTAAGGTGTAATCGCATTTTTGATACCTTTTCACTATTTATCACAATTTTGCACCAAAAATGCCCCTCAAAGCATGAAGGGCATTTATGGACTTTCATTTCTAggtattgaatttgatattttttatctctctcttactaaatattatattttcttacAGTTTGAGTACCTGAAatgattcacttcactttttcaatcagTTTATGTCggatcttctttctctctctttctctaacacttttagaaagtaaaaaaaattgaaataaaaaatactactatgaaATTCTTAATACTGTAGTTTAAGTACCCACGATATTTTAAAGTTTAGATACAATTTCCGTGCAAAACGCATAGTTCAGAgaccatttgcgtagttcactcCCCCCATATTATTGAGTTAAGGGAGAGGGGGGAAAAGAAATaaagatgataaagtaaaagagagaaaataatacttCCCCCGTCTTATAAAAAatgtctcactttcctttttagtttgtcccattaaaaatatcacattctaattttagatatatatatactatatatatatataaagagaataaagtatttttttttctaacaaagaaatcaatcattagctaaaaatggaaaattaaTAACTTAAAATCTGACAAAGAAAGTATTATATACCAATTTATGGAGGGTGTTTTGCATGAAATTGTGATCATCGCTTAGTATTATcactaataattataataataataataattattattattattattattataattgttAGTTTTTGTTAATAACTAAGAATTTTACCCTTATGTTTATAAAATCATTATGGACAAAACGAGTTTTAATGATAAATTGGTAAGCAAGAGAGATGGGGAAAAAAGTGAAAGAGATGGGAAAAATgggaaaagtaggagagagaaacCTTCCATTTTTTAGAAATTGAACTATTTTCTGTGAACatcccaaaatggtaaaatgaaaGTATATTTTATGGACACAGGAAGTATTATTCATAGGAGTAacttttatttaaaagattttttcctttttttccctAAACCTTAGTACCTTAGGTCATCtccaacgctgtctcttatccgtcccttaaccgtctcttaaattactattcttgggctccactgtactttttactccatctcttaactaagggacagaacctgcaaccctccatctcttaggccatctgcaacgctgtgtcttatccgtcccttaaccgtctcttaaattactattcttgggctccactgtactttttactccatctcttaactaagggacagaacctgcaaccctccatctcttatccgtcccttaaccgtctcttaaattactattcattcaatttcattttttatttttatttccaaccaaattcaattaataaaaacacacttcagtaaataaaataaaattacaacataaaataaaaatacaacttaaaattcaaaaaaataaaaaaacacataattaaagtcctaaaaaaataaaaattacataatttaaaatacaattttatagaaaataaaaaaaactactacgtcgatgaatcatcccccgaaggcggtggaggtgcactgaagccacctggaggcggaataccaagttgtcttgacataaactcaattccggcaagataggcttggtattgggaggcgttatgcgggaagtgtccgccgttgtggcggtcatgtacatggacattagggagttcgagggtgcccccgagcccgagcccgcctggcttgattcggctcggcccctcctccctctagccgccttcgccgcatttctcccttgcggccgacggcgcccacgggaggaccccgcGGCATtgtctgtcgtgccctcaacctcctgcgaggcaaactcttgtgcggcgctgcccgaactgccctcactagacgagtattggccacccgtcgtgcgcttcgaggtcgagccctaGCTGGATCGGGCACCGCCTGCCCAcatttcctcgtctttgacgacctcccaaacatcgacatgtttgaattgtttggcggtgtcgtcgaagtagactcgcaaagccgacctcagaatgtcggctcccgtggctccgctttggtaatgagtcgcttcactcttgtagatggcgcagaattttttgacttctctgtcgactcggtcaaagtgagcgcggaacatcttaaatgtgcggcggcgggaccccttcggcttaatctcgtggtaggtctcggtgaccttttcccagaagcacttccgagATTGTTGATTTCccacgatgggatcgtacgagacgctgatccaggcgttgtacacaacCAGCGTTTCCTTGGGGATGTACAGAtgtcggcctagatcctcctccccCTCATCCACCTCCGCCCTGGAGTTTCCATCGCTTcggcctccttccggagtgggttcaaccgaataatcctcccgaatctgggataatccttgcgaatacctcggggcggagggacgggcgtgtgcattcacatcaaaatggggtggttggtaccccccagcgtcgacgaaccctggctgcccggcgtcgacgaaccagaaccaccacccaggacattgtacatgccccacAGTCGCCGAACGCATTGATGTCAAACCCGACGGAGAcaccaccgccagagtttccgtcgccggacattttgtgatgagaggttatatgaaaattggagaggaaatggagatgatttgggaagaatagatgtgtatttgtgtgtgaaatgatgatgaattaggagtatttatagagtaaaaaataaaaaataaataaataataaaagaaaaacggtcgaaaaaacggtaatattaccgtttttcgcttttttactttttttaaaatttgaattttaaaaaaatgattaattgcgtcagcgtgacgatgcccactcgcgggccggcgagtgggcgtcaagCATGGcaccggagcgcgccacgtcgcgcggtGCGTGGCGAGATggctcgccatccgtctcggtTGGACGGGAcgctcggcgggctggggatgagacgggacgctgcaacgcgtctcgccgccgtctcgtcccagcgtgacgggttacgagccacccgcgtgacgcgttgcgggtggccttactAGTACCTTCGTTCCTTAGAAATagacttattttcattttgcactatcccttaaaaataaaactttttaaactttctattttagggcATGAATCTCACAATTCACTACTTCTATTgctattttttctcttaatctttcttactttattttgtttataactTTATTAACTTTATTTACTTTACTTAATAtaatatgcattaaaatttatcctatttcaaaaatttatattttttaaagacGGAGATAGGGATAGGAGAATTTAAACAAATTATTGTCCATGATTGTTTTCGAAAGATTGGTAACTTAGAGCATCGTTAATGCCATGTGTCGGGCGCGAGTCCTAGCCCGGCCCGACCTGCGCGTTGGATGGAGGGGAGTTGCGGCCTGGGCCGGTCCTGGGGCCGCATTTGCGGCCTGAGGACAGTCACGGGGTCCGGCACGGGCACGCGTTAGGTGGTTCGGGACGGGACGCAACGCGGCTCGGCCCAGGGTTATTTCAAGTTCGGGCGGGGCCGCAactcaatttttaattatttttttaaaattcaaaatttttaaaatttgtgttttttatggtttttattttaaaatttgtgttttttattgtttttattttaaaattttaaaattttaaaaatttgtgttTTTCTAGCATTAacgttttatattttttatggtttttattttgtgttttaaaatttctatgttgtaattttcaatcTTCGATGGAAATTAACTTTttcgtgttataaatttccggtattttttattgtacgtttaaaataggttgaagttgtaaataatgtcatttattagttgcagcccgggttgtggcctgcagggttagagcggTTGAGGTCTGGACTGCAACTATAGAGGAATAATGACGTGGAGGGGATTTGGGGCCTGAAACTGGGTCTGGGTTAATGATGCCTTAAGCTTTGAGACGGACACGTTTGACATTCACTTGCCATATCATCAAATAGTCTTCAACTTAACCATTTACCAACTTCCAACACACTTCCCCAATTTTCTCACACTCTTATCTCTCAAAAAGTGAAAATCAAGGCAATGGCCGTGAGCAACAACATCACCGCGTTGCTGAACTTCATCGCCCTGATGTGCTCCATCCCGATCATCGCCGCGGGCATTTGGCTGGCCTCGAAACCCGACAACGAGTGCATCCGGTGGCTCCGCTGGCCCCTCGTCTTCCTCGGAATGGCCTTCCTCCTCGTCGCCCTCGCCGGCTTCGTCGGCGCCTACTGGAAGAAGGAAGGCCTCCTCGGCCTCTACCTCGTCTCCATGTTCATccttatcctcctcctcctcgtcctcctcgtcctcgccttCGTCGTCACTCGCCCGGGCGGGCCTACCCCGTCCCCGGCGCCGCCTTCCGCGAGTACCGCCTTGGCGGCTTCTCGGGCTGGCTCCGCGACCACGTCACCGGCGATGATAATTGGCCCGGATTAGGGCCTGTTTGGCGGAGTCGCAAATCTGCTCTCAAAATTACGTCTCCGCCGCTGATTTCTTCGCCGCGCATCTCTCTCCTATTCAGGTAGATCATCAAACCCCCTTTCGCTTTTTCACCGAATATTTTTTACTGCCTTTTGCTTTTCCACtgtttaatttcttattttattcccaTCTCAATTAGTTATACTACTCCCCTTGCCAAAGAAGATGCTTGCACTGTGatttttatgcagttttattttatgtgtttgaTAGAGTGTATAAAGTATTTTCTTCGTCCACTATTAAGAGTTTCATTTGAATTCGCCGTGAGTTTTGAAAAATGGAGCATAAAGAAAAGTACATGAGGTGAGGAAAGATAGTGGAACTCCGGATCCATAGTTTTACAATAGAATGTGAATGAAATAGGTTATTGGAAAGTTAGGTCTACCTATCTTTTATACGAAAAGTGAACTGAGACTTCTATcttttatagtaaaagtgaactgagACTTCTAATGGAAGACGGAATAAAATGGTAAACCAGGATTTCTAATGTCGGACGGAAAGAGTAAGATgaaataaactacaaataaattatttttatttttaataataagtCATCTTGGGTGGAACAAAGTAAAATGGAAAGTGGACCATTTTCGGTGAGACGTAGGGAGTACCTCCATTCACAAAAAAGAGACTAATTAGATCAATTCATTATATGaaaagttttaaacaaatactactaATCACGTCATTCTAAATGTGGAAGCTCATAATTCACTGAAACTACTTTTATCACTTTTTCCCTCCTCTCTCACTTTACTAATTGCGCAaatctttattatttataactttgtctattttttttggacggagTCCGTATTATTCTACCATCACTAGGTGATTTATGAGTGCATTATTGTCTTTTTTATGGTTTGATTTTCTGGACCGCATTTCATTATTGCGGTGACACTCTGTAATTAGTTGAGAGGAGAATTCAAGCATGAAACTTTTTTATAGACcctcaaattaaataatttttgtggACCCTTATCTTGATACAATGTCATGTGTTGATTGAAATTTGTCTAGAGACTTGATTATAACTTAAAATCACCCCATCAATCTTTTACCTAATGTTAGTAGGTGTAGGTCCCTTAATTCATTTCCACTAAAACCAACAAACATTCATGTTCTTAATTCCAAGGCCGGATGCTGCAAGCCGCCAATGATATGCGGGTTTCAGTACGCCGGGGCTACGACGTGGAATGGGGCAGGCAACGTGGCAGCAGATGCGGACTGTGGCAAGTGGAGCAACGACCCAAGCCAGTTGTGCTATAACTGCGATTCGTGCAAGGCCGGGCTGTTGGGGAACCTAAGGCACGAGTGGAGGAAGGCGAATGTCATACTCATCGTCACGGTGGTGGTTCTGATATGGGTGTATCTCATCGCTTGCAGCGCTTACAAGAATGCTCAAACGGAGGAACTCTTCGCCAGATACAAGCGGGGATGGACTTGATTTCTTTTATCATGTTTTAATGAAActgatggagtattaaattttgttatctctattctactttaccaattttattaaattttgttatcttaTGTTTCATAAATCATAATGACTGTGATTGGGTTGTCTTTGACGAGTGTGGTCTTTCTATATACACTGCCCAGCTAAACTAAGAGACCGAAATGGACAACAAAAACGACTGACAAACCTACTTAGGCGAAATTTGAAAAAAACTAAGCAAGCAAAATCAGATGTCATGTCACTAGTAAAATATAGAGAGTATAATCAAAGGGTAATTGTATCGTCAAACATTTGAACCAAAGAAACTAAAAGGGCAAGGCCAAAATCTCACTCTCAACCAAAGAAAAATTTGCtatgataataaaataattttctcaAACCCTGAATCCCCTGCTGTTTCTTTTTCCTCTTGCTCTCTCAAACTTCCTTCCCTTGGCTCGCACATAAGGCTTAGTGTGGCTGTGTGGCACACCCGGAGCTGGACCGAAGTGCTTCACAGCTTCACGAGCTTTAGGAGAACCTCTCAGTAGTACCTGCAATGCACAAGCATAGTATTGTCGATTTTACTTTCAGAGTCGCACTAGAAAAAAAAGACACTATCAACATTTGAAATGCGAATTAATCTATAAAGAGCATGAGAACTACCTTTTCCCTGCAAGGAAACTCAAGAATCAAGATATATATGACACATTATGATACGGATTGGAGGAGTGGAAATGGGGAAGTAGCTGGGCCAGCTGATGTGGAGGATTTGGTGGGCAGCGGCATAATGATAGAGAATGAGATTAACGGGTTAGAGAAAGCAGCGGCAGAATGATAGAGAAGGAGATTAACGCTTTACtcttaattattaattagttaggcTCTGGTTTAATATATTAGGGTTATagattattataaatagaacttaAGAATGAGAGCAGCGTATCTTTTGGAGAGATCAGAAATAGGACGGCGGTAGCCGTAGGCCTCTGCGAGGATTATCGTGGCCTCCTTCGTGAGGATTGTTATTCTATTTGCTTCTTTCTTTCTGTcctttttatcaataaattgaGATCTTATTTCCTTAATAAGTGTTCTATTGATTGAGTTGGAATTCAGCCTTTACTCCTAACACATTAGGTTCCACTGCTTCATCATTAGAACTGAAGTAGTCTTTTCATACTAGGTgttaaaattatgatattaaAAGCCAGGAGGAGCTCACAATACCTTTCAAAACaacatttgaatttttttggtTACAGTAGTTGTATAAATCTAAAATCAAACTCGTGGTTCAAAGAGATAGAAACAACATCCTATCCATTTCTCAAGTTATATACACAAGCAGCATAGCAGAAATGAGTTAACTTCCTTCAACATATTCAACAGATATTCAAAATACAAGAATTAAGTACCGTGTTTTGCCCAAGAGGAGCTCTGAGAGCAAGCTGGTCAAAAGTCAAGCATTCTCCGCCAGCCTTCTCAATCCTAGCCCTTGCTCTTTCTGTGAACCTCAGGGCAGTTACCTTCATGGCAGGGATGTCATGCACCCGGATATCATCGGTGACAGGCCCTACAACAACAGCAATCTTGTCCTCctaccaataaaaaaaatttcaaaaacacTAAACCATTAATTATACACAAACTACAAAGGACAAGATACATGGTTGAAATTGTTATTATGGCCAGCCCCCTACAATTAAACAACCAACATAGGATACCATACTGCATATATGAATGAAGTTCAAATATTCAGCAATGCCAAACAACATTAATCTCCCCTTACTGCACAATGATTCAGTTTCAATCCTACAACCTAAAAAATGCATTACACATCTTTTGAACAATACAAACCCAATTGATTCAATAATGTAAGACTAAACAGCATTAAAGAGCTGTTCGGTTTGCATGATTGTATCTCGggattaaatattaatatgtttggttcatgagattgaatgtCACAACTCAACTAGATAGCTAATCtagtgataattagtcatagccaacCTCCtctgactaaaataatctcacaacttaatcataattatattCTGGTACTATTTTATTAAGGAAACGGAACATAACCGAAGCTACATAAGCAAAAATGCAAATTTTCCATTAATTCAATCTCCTAATTACAGTAAATATTAAGCTAACATGAAAATCTAAACAAATTAGAAGGTAATAAAAAAAGCTACTACCTTGGTCTTCATAAGCTGCGTGAGCCGGGAGAGCGAAAGCGGCGCTTTGTTGACCCTGCTCATGATCAAACGCTTCAAAATCACCGCATTAAACCGGCTCGCAGTCCTCCTCACGAGAAACCGGTAAAGCTATCACATTCAAAAATTGGAAGTGAGATTGATAATTCGGTGATTTTGAGGAGAGGGGAAGAGAGATGAACCTTGACGAGCAGCTTAAGGTAAATGTCATTGGATTTAGGCGCGGTGCGCTTGGTCTTCTTGCACTTGCCTCCGGCTTCCAAATCAATACCCTAGACACGAGACAATCAAACAATTAGAGAAAACTGATTTCGAGGAATCACGGGTAAACGAAGATCGGCGGCGTACCATGGCTACTTCCGCCGCAGCTGCTGGGAATTTGATTAATTTAGGGATTAGTTGTATTTATTTGGGATCCAATGAATTAGGGTTAATCGAACTACTATTCAGAGCAGAATAGGCCCAATTAAGCACACAAATTTGGGGAGGTAGCCCAAACTTTGGAACTTCTTTTTTGGTGACAGATGAGAGAGGCCCAATTAAGCACACAAATTTGGGGAAGTAGCCCAAACTTTGGAACTTCTTTTTTGGTGACAAATATTCTCTcatctaaataaaaaataactaattttaccattttgcattcccaaaattaaattaactccaaatataaaaagttttaACAACATACTATTAACATGGactccacaatccactaatattacttccattatattttttgtttctctCTTACTCTTTTTaatatctttcttattttatcgaTTGCACAATAAAACTCGTATCATTTacaaatttattgtttttttttaacgGACGGAGTATCGAGTAGTACCCTCTCAATAATTATGGAAGCTTACTATTATCACAGTTGAAatgctaagagcatccgcaatagcgcATGTCCCAGCAGACATGCGACCATCTAGCGGCTCGTCCGTCGCAGACGTCTGatattgcaaccgcctagctCCTTACGGACGTCTAGGGCGGACGAGAGGTCGTCTGTCTTAAAAGGCGCTCGTCCATCCCGTTGTCTGTGCGCTCGTCCGCTGCTGTGGTCAGGCGACGGACGAGCGCACGGACATCCGCATTTTTTTAACTCTATACatacggctcgttgcacttcatttcatttgcaccacttgttttaatgagTTTCTCTCTATCTACTCTCATTTttattgaagataaatggatcACGACAGTGACTATTCCGCCACGAGCGAATCACAGACGA contains:
- the LOC121791657 gene encoding 60S ribosomal protein L18-2-like, whose protein sequence is MGIDLEAGGKCKKTKRTAPKSNDIYLKLLVKLYRFLVRRTASRFNAVILKRLIMSRVNKAPLSLSRLTQLMKTKEDKIAVVVGPVTDDIRVHDIPAMKVTALRFTERARARIEKAGGECLTFDQLALRAPLGQNTVLLRGSPKAREAVKHFGPAPGVPHSHTKPYVRAKGRKFERARGKRNSRGFRV